The following proteins are co-located in the Deinococcus aerius genome:
- a CDS encoding SDR family NAD(P)-dependent oxidoreductase, with protein MADLFSLRGQVALITGGSSGIGRATARAMGEAGAAVVVSSENGAACREAAQELQDQGVRAQAVPCDVQDRDQLAALVAETVRQFGGLDAVVHAAGVAPHSGPMGEASQDEWDLTMQVNLGAAWHLSTLVREHLMVRGGSLTLISSIAGVRGNRSLGVYGVSKAGLTQLARNLAVEWGPQNIRVNSISPGLIRTAFARPMLERPGVMERRLALTPLRRVGEVHEVAGVAVMLASRAGAFITGQNIVVDGGTTIGDGS; from the coding sequence GTGGCTGACCTCTTCAGCCTGCGGGGGCAGGTCGCCCTGATCACAGGCGGATCGAGCGGGATCGGCCGGGCCACCGCGCGGGCGATGGGGGAAGCGGGCGCGGCGGTGGTGGTGTCCTCCGAGAATGGGGCGGCTTGCCGGGAAGCGGCGCAGGAACTTCAAGATCAGGGTGTCAGGGCGCAGGCTGTCCCCTGCGACGTGCAGGACCGAGACCAATTGGCCGCACTCGTCGCCGAAACGGTCCGCCAGTTCGGGGGGCTGGACGCCGTGGTCCACGCCGCGGGAGTCGCCCCGCACTCCGGGCCGATGGGGGAAGCCTCCCAGGACGAGTGGGACCTCACCATGCAGGTGAACCTGGGGGCGGCGTGGCACCTCTCCACGCTGGTGAGGGAGCACCTGATGGTCAGAGGCGGCAGCCTCACCCTCATCTCCAGCATCGCGGGGGTGCGCGGCAACCGCTCGCTGGGGGTGTACGGGGTGTCCAAGGCGGGGCTCACGCAGCTCGCCCGCAACCTCGCGGTGGAGTGGGGGCCGCAGAACATCCGGGTGAACAGCATCTCGCCGGGCCTGATCCGCACGGCCTTCGCCCGCCCGATGCTGGAGCGGCCCGGGGTGATGGAACGCCGCCTCGCCCTCACGCCGCTCCGCCGGGTGGGGGAAGTCCACGAGGTCGCGGGCGTGGCGGTCATGCTGGCCTCCCGCGCCGGGGCCTTTATCACCGGGCAGAACATCGTCGTGGACGGCGGCACGACCATCGGGGACGGGAGCTGA
- a CDS encoding FAD-dependent oxidoreductase, whose amino-acid sequence MSEVRQVLIVGGGIAGLVAASMLRDRGIDVDMVEMNKAWNAYGVGIIQQGNVVRAMAQAGLLDRYLSAGFPFEDVEFYSPDGVRRARIPGERLAGAEYPANMGVRRSTLHETLKEAALEKGTNVRLGVTVEDFDQHPDHVDVTFTDGEAGRYDLVIGADGAYSKVRKLLFGDKYRPQFVGQSVWRHNFPRTPDNDALQTFRDTQGNSAGLVPLSENLMYLYVTTREPGNPFHPKEELANLMRDRLKNFVGRIAELRGQISDPAEVVYRPMEVTFIDEDWFRGRVLLIGDAAHTTTPHMGQGAGMAIEDAVVLSTLLEKDQPLSQTLREFMDRRYARAKYVQDQSLLICRAEMANDPTFNHPKVIGEMLHYTAQPI is encoded by the coding sequence ATGAGCGAGGTCAGGCAGGTCCTGATCGTGGGCGGGGGCATCGCCGGGCTGGTGGCAGCCTCGATGCTGCGCGACCGGGGCATCGACGTGGACATGGTGGAGATGAACAAGGCCTGGAATGCCTACGGTGTCGGCATCATCCAGCAGGGCAACGTGGTGCGGGCGATGGCGCAGGCGGGGTTACTCGACCGCTACCTGAGTGCCGGGTTCCCCTTCGAGGACGTGGAGTTCTACAGCCCCGACGGGGTGAGGCGGGCCCGCATCCCGGGTGAGCGCCTGGCCGGGGCTGAGTACCCCGCCAACATGGGCGTGCGCCGCTCCACCCTGCACGAGACGCTGAAGGAGGCCGCGCTGGAGAAGGGCACGAACGTGCGGTTGGGTGTAACGGTCGAGGACTTCGACCAGCACCCGGACCACGTGGACGTGACCTTCACCGACGGCGAGGCGGGGCGCTACGACCTCGTGATCGGGGCGGACGGGGCGTACTCGAAGGTCAGGAAGCTCCTCTTTGGCGATAAATACCGCCCGCAGTTCGTGGGCCAGTCGGTGTGGCGGCACAACTTCCCGCGCACGCCGGACAACGACGCGCTCCAAACCTTCCGGGACACCCAGGGCAACTCGGCGGGCCTGGTGCCGCTCTCCGAGAACCTGATGTACCTGTACGTGACGACCAGGGAGCCGGGCAACCCCTTCCACCCGAAGGAGGAACTGGCGAACCTGATGCGCGACCGCCTGAAGAACTTCGTGGGCCGCATCGCCGAGTTGCGGGGGCAAATCAGCGACCCCGCGGAGGTGGTGTACCGCCCGATGGAGGTGACCTTTATCGACGAGGACTGGTTCAGGGGGCGCGTGCTGCTGATCGGGGACGCCGCGCACACCACGACGCCGCATATGGGGCAGGGGGCGGGCATGGCGATTGAGGACGCCGTGGTGCTGAGTACCCTGCTCGAAAAGGACCAGCCCCTGTCGCAGACGCTGCGGGAGTTCATGGACCGCCGCTACGCCCGCGCCAAGTACGTGCAGGACCAGTCGCTCCTGATCTGCCGGGCGGAGATGGCGAACGACCCGACCTTCAACCACCCCAAGGTCATCGGGGAGATGCTGCACTACACCGCCCAACCGATATGA
- a CDS encoding C-glycoside deglycosidase beta subunit domain-containing protein: protein MFDKYIVVEDSLKRVPGGVQFGVRLPYYRGLGLSMVETMDVTVDGERVPEENLTVTLGDRTVPFARRDDETDTIWNFGEIATVTARLPHELGPGEHQVGVNFGLRISYFPVPMVGQDAKTLKLVD, encoded by the coding sequence ATGTTTGACAAGTACATCGTCGTGGAGGACAGCCTGAAGCGCGTTCCCGGCGGCGTGCAGTTCGGCGTCCGGCTGCCGTACTACCGGGGGCTGGGCCTCTCGATGGTCGAGACGATGGACGTGACGGTGGACGGCGAGCGCGTGCCGGAGGAAAACCTGACGGTCACGCTGGGGGACAGGACGGTCCCATTTGCCAGGCGCGACGACGAGACCGACACCATCTGGAATTTCGGGGAGATCGCTACCGTCACGGCGCGGCTCCCGCACGAGCTGGGACCGGGCGAGCATCAGGTCGGGGTGAACTTCGGGCTGCGAATCTCGTATTTCCCCGTCCCGATGGTCGGGCAGGACGCCAAGACGCTGAAGCTGGTGGACTGA
- a CDS encoding VOC family protein, with protein sequence MIQLLSHLAHLEITTPDLDASVRFYEEQMGMREVERDGDSVFLRCWGDYYTYSLVVTRGEQPGLAHMAWRTSSPEALEEAVRRIEASGVQGEWRDAQHRHGRAYRFTGPYGHVMELFWEVEKHRAEGQHRSQYPDRPSRRTNHGVAPRFLDHVTVAASDVRGFAKWYRETLGFRIMAYTSLDEAPVTVFAVLTTNEKSHDLGVVLDGSGVPGRVNHIAFWVDTREEHLVAADVLLEGGTAIEYGPSIHGIGEQTYLYFREPSGLRVELNTGGYRNYVPDWEPHDWKPSQGSNSLYRNSSMPHSMTESFPPAPGPSATEEGALPGTEDDLAAAIQNPYARQGRG encoded by the coding sequence ATGATCCAGTTGCTGTCCCACCTTGCCCACCTGGAGATCACCACGCCCGACCTCGACGCCTCGGTACGCTTTTACGAGGAGCAGATGGGAATGCGGGAAGTCGAGCGCGACGGCGACTCCGTGTTCCTGCGCTGCTGGGGTGACTACTACACCTACAGCCTGGTCGTGACACGGGGCGAGCAGCCTGGCCTCGCGCACATGGCGTGGCGCACGAGCAGCCCGGAGGCGTTGGAGGAGGCCGTGCGCCGCATCGAGGCCAGCGGCGTGCAGGGCGAGTGGCGCGACGCCCAGCACCGCCACGGGCGGGCCTACCGCTTCACCGGCCCCTACGGGCACGTCATGGAACTGTTCTGGGAGGTCGAGAAGCACAGGGCCGAAGGCCAGCACCGGTCCCAGTACCCTGACCGCCCGTCCCGCCGCACCAACCACGGGGTCGCCCCCCGCTTCCTCGACCACGTGACGGTGGCGGCCAGCGACGTGAGGGGCTTTGCGAAGTGGTACCGCGAGACGCTGGGCTTCCGCATCATGGCCTACACCTCGCTGGACGAGGCGCCGGTCACGGTGTTCGCCGTGCTGACCACCAACGAGAAGTCGCACGACCTCGGCGTGGTGCTCGACGGCTCGGGGGTGCCCGGGCGGGTGAACCACATCGCCTTCTGGGTGGACACGCGCGAGGAGCACCTCGTCGCCGCCGACGTGCTGCTGGAGGGCGGGACCGCCATCGAGTACGGCCCCTCGATTCACGGGATCGGGGAGCAGACCTACCTGTACTTCCGCGAGCCCAGCGGCCTGCGGGTGGAGCTGAACACCGGGGGCTACCGCAACTACGTGCCCGACTGGGAGCCCCACGACTGGAAACCCTCGCAGGGGTCCAACAGCCTGTACCGCAACTCCTCCATGCCGCACTCCATGACCGAGAGCTTCCCGCCCGCCCCCGGCCCCAGCGCCACCGAGGAAGGGGCTCTCCCCGGCACCGAGGACGACCTCGCCGCCGCGATCCAGAACCCCTACGCCCGGCAGGGACGCGGCTGA
- a CDS encoding GMC oxidoreductase, producing the protein MTPRQEIDVLIVGSGPIGATFARVLAERSPQTSVLLIDAGPQLTPRPGLHVKNIPDPAERERAQVRSQGPTQYVYGTPTPAQRAEAGEEAHEGAPTRPGLLARPGTFLLGSPEMPAAALSTNVGGMGAHWTCACPPPGNTERIGFIPEEEWQAAFDEANRLLGVTQQAYPETDAARAIRQALMGAFGERLSPERPVQPMPLAARTEGGERRWAGVDVVLGPLAEEGHGTGFTLHSETLCHRLTVDGDRVTGAVLEHLPTGERYEVRARVVVVAADSLRTPQLLWASGIRPPALGHYLNDQPQVLGAVQLNPALLPENAGRAAGGVSWVPFHSPSHPYHGQVMELEASPIPIPVEHDTGTPVVGLGWFCAKEVRYEDHIAFSESETDYLGLPRMTVHHTLTPADEAVIEQAKAEVELAIRALGRPLTNDRPFLLPSGSSLHYQGTVRMGEQDDGQSVCDSHSRVWGYRNLFVGGNGVIPTSTACNPTITSVALAVRACDGIAALLAGRAGEPVVAG; encoded by the coding sequence ATGACGCCTCGCCAGGAAATCGACGTGCTGATCGTCGGGAGTGGGCCTATAGGGGCTACCTTTGCCCGGGTGCTGGCGGAACGCTCCCCTCAAACCAGCGTGCTCCTGATCGACGCGGGACCGCAGCTCACCCCCCGCCCCGGCCTGCACGTCAAGAACATCCCCGACCCCGCCGAGCGCGAGCGGGCACAGGTGCGCTCCCAGGGGCCGACTCAGTACGTCTACGGCACCCCGACGCCCGCCCAGCGGGCCGAGGCGGGGGAGGAGGCTCACGAAGGAGCGCCCACGCGGCCCGGTCTGCTCGCCCGCCCCGGCACCTTCCTGCTGGGCAGCCCGGAAATGCCCGCCGCCGCCCTGTCCACCAACGTGGGCGGCATGGGCGCGCACTGGACCTGTGCCTGCCCCCCGCCCGGGAATACGGAGCGCATCGGCTTTATCCCCGAGGAGGAATGGCAGGCGGCCTTCGACGAGGCCAACCGGCTCCTCGGCGTGACCCAGCAGGCCTATCCCGAAACCGACGCGGCGCGGGCGATCCGGCAGGCGCTGATGGGGGCGTTCGGGGAGAGGTTGTCCCCCGAGCGGCCCGTTCAGCCGATGCCCCTCGCGGCACGAACGGAAGGCGGCGAGCGGCGCTGGGCGGGCGTTGATGTGGTGCTGGGGCCGCTGGCAGAGGAGGGACACGGCACGGGCTTCACCCTGCACTCGGAGACACTCTGCCACAGGCTGACCGTGGACGGCGACCGGGTCACGGGTGCAGTCCTCGAACATCTCCCCACCGGAGAGCGGTACGAGGTGCGGGCGCGGGTGGTCGTGGTCGCCGCCGACTCGCTGCGGACCCCGCAACTGCTGTGGGCGTCGGGCATCCGGCCCCCGGCGCTGGGGCATTACCTCAATGACCAGCCGCAGGTGCTCGGCGCGGTGCAACTGAACCCGGCGCTCCTGCCCGAGAACGCGGGGCGGGCAGCGGGCGGCGTGTCCTGGGTGCCGTTCCACTCGCCCAGTCACCCCTACCACGGTCAGGTGATGGAGCTGGAAGCTTCCCCCATCCCCATTCCGGTGGAGCATGATACCGGCACCCCCGTCGTCGGCCTGGGCTGGTTCTGCGCGAAGGAAGTCCGGTACGAGGACCACATCGCCTTTTCCGAGAGCGAGACGGACTACCTGGGGCTCCCCCGCATGACCGTTCACCACACCCTGACGCCCGCCGACGAGGCCGTGATTGAGCAGGCCAAGGCTGAAGTGGAACTCGCCATCCGCGCCCTGGGCCGTCCCCTCACGAACGACCGCCCGTTCCTGCTGCCGTCCGGCAGTTCCCTGCACTACCAGGGCACCGTCCGCATGGGCGAGCAAGACGACGGGCAGTCCGTGTGCGACAGCCATTCGCGGGTCTGGGGCTACCGGAACCTCTTCGTGGGAGGCAATGGCGTGATCCCCACCTCGACCGCCTGCAACCCCACGATCACCAGCGTCGCCCTCGCCGTGCGGGCATGCGACGGGATCGCCGCGCTGCTGGCCGGGCGTGCAGGGGAGCCTGTGGTGGCGGGGTGA
- a CDS encoding NAD-dependent epimerase/dehydratase family protein, with protein sequence MTRYLVTGAAGFVGRNLVDALLERLTPGDELTLLDREVGARHPRVRAVEGDLSEEAVLEAVLAERPGVVFHLASVPGALAEREYALGRRVNVDATLDLFGGLADRTRPPTVVYASSVAVYGTLGAAPVDARTPLQPQLSYGTHKRMMELALEDFSRRGELRGVALRLPGIVARPGLASGFGSAFMSDVIRSLAAGEPYICPVSPGATAWWMSASRAAGNLLHAASLATPGTLTLPALHLSVGQVVAALGGLFGADRPALVTYRPDEGTEAVFGRSPPLHTPEAEALGFRHDGTAAGLVQAALRAH encoded by the coding sequence ATGACGCGGTATCTGGTGACGGGAGCGGCGGGGTTCGTGGGCCGCAATCTCGTGGATGCCCTGCTGGAACGGCTGACGCCGGGGGACGAGCTGACCCTGCTCGACCGGGAGGTGGGGGCCCGTCACCCCCGGGTTCGGGCCGTCGAGGGGGACCTGAGCGAGGAGGCGGTGTTGGAGGCCGTGCTGGCGGAGCGTCCGGGGGTGGTCTTCCATCTGGCGAGCGTGCCGGGCGCCCTCGCGGAGCGGGAGTACGCGCTGGGACGGCGGGTGAATGTGGACGCCACGCTCGACCTGTTCGGGGGGCTGGCGGACCGAACCCGTCCTCCCACCGTCGTCTATGCCAGCAGCGTGGCCGTCTACGGCACCCTCGGTGCGGCGCCCGTGGACGCGCGGACTCCGCTCCAGCCGCAACTCAGCTACGGCACCCACAAGCGGATGATGGAACTCGCGCTGGAGGACTTCTCCCGGCGGGGAGAGCTGCGGGGCGTGGCCCTGCGGCTGCCCGGGATCGTGGCCCGCCCGGGGCTGGCCTCCGGGTTCGGCTCGGCGTTCATGAGTGACGTGATCCGCTCGCTGGCCGCGGGGGAGCCGTATATCTGCCCGGTGTCGCCGGGCGCGACCGCGTGGTGGATGTCGGCCTCCCGCGCGGCCGGGAACCTCCTGCACGCGGCGTCGCTGGCCACGCCGGGAACGCTGACGCTGCCCGCGCTGCACCTCTCCGTAGGGCAGGTCGTCGCGGCCCTGGGCGGGCTGTTCGGGGCCGACCGTCCGGCGCTCGTGACGTACCGGCCCGACGAGGGCACCGAGGCCGTCTTTGGCCGCTCCCCTCCCCTGCACACCCCGGAGGCCGAGGCGCTGGGGTTCAGGCACGACGGCACTGCGGCGGGGCTCGTTCAGGCGGCCCTGAGGGCGCACTGA
- a CDS encoding SMP-30/gluconolactonase/LRE family protein produces MSNPLKGWQVRRGDIRFLGHDLQRPECILAERDGTVWTADGRGGVMRLGTDGGQQLIVPPSAAVTSQEFETRYVQSQGSLPNGLAFTRGGDFIIANWGTDAIEIMSRSGEVRTICSEIDGQPLGKANFPLRDSKGRVWFSVTTREQPWTKQLNSRANDGYVALLDEQGARIVADGFCGTNEIRFDRNEEWLYVVESTGRRISRLRVRPDGSLTDREVYGPSDLGGHPDGFAFDAYGNLWITLIFADRLVALTPEGELLTLLDDGDAEANAAYEQAFAARNVTPGVMAANCGALCPWMASLTFGGPDLRTVYLGSLRGTAIPFFRSPVPGAPMIHWGGRG; encoded by the coding sequence ATGAGCAATCCCCTGAAGGGCTGGCAGGTACGGCGGGGGGACATCCGCTTCCTCGGCCATGATTTGCAACGCCCCGAGTGCATCCTGGCCGAGCGGGATGGCACGGTCTGGACGGCGGACGGGCGGGGCGGCGTGATGCGGCTGGGCACGGACGGCGGGCAGCAACTGATCGTGCCGCCGTCCGCAGCCGTGACCTCACAGGAGTTCGAGACACGCTACGTGCAGTCCCAGGGCTCCCTCCCCAACGGGCTGGCCTTCACCCGGGGGGGAGACTTCATCATCGCCAACTGGGGCACGGACGCCATCGAGATCATGTCCCGCTCGGGAGAGGTGCGGACAATCTGCTCGGAGATTGACGGGCAGCCGCTGGGGAAGGCGAACTTCCCGTTGCGGGACTCGAAAGGGCGGGTCTGGTTCAGCGTGACCACCCGCGAGCAGCCCTGGACGAAGCAGCTCAACTCCCGGGCCAACGACGGGTATGTGGCCCTGCTGGACGAACAGGGAGCGCGTATTGTCGCCGACGGCTTTTGCGGCACGAACGAGATTCGCTTTGACCGGAACGAGGAATGGCTGTACGTGGTGGAGAGCACCGGGCGGCGGATTTCACGCCTGCGGGTTCGGCCCGACGGCTCCCTGACGGACCGGGAGGTGTACGGCCCCTCCGACCTCGGCGGCCACCCGGACGGCTTCGCCTTCGACGCGTACGGCAACCTGTGGATCACCCTGATCTTCGCGGATCGGCTGGTGGCCCTGACGCCCGAAGGAGAACTGCTGACCCTGCTGGACGATGGCGACGCGGAGGCGAATGCCGCCTACGAGCAGGCGTTCGCCGCCCGCAACGTGACGCCCGGGGTGATGGCGGCCAACTGCGGCGCCCTCTGCCCCTGGATGGCGAGCCTGACCTTCGGCGGCCCCGACCTGCGGACGGTGTACCTGGGCAGCCTGCGGGGCACGGCCATTCCCTTCTTTCGCAGCCCGGTTCCCGGGGCGCCGATGATCCATTGGGGCGGGCGTGGCTGA
- a CDS encoding alpha/beta hydrolase family protein, which yields MFEYFPKNYVWNLALNLAMEMGAKIGELDEMCRPLLEVSQRGDDEGTRLFLQSWERMGDKLIGQAREDEANGRLISAGNKLGRAAIYLLIAERMQARDYEPRKALYAKFQDCFQRGVKLAHENCERVEIPYEGAHLAGLYVRAEGVSGPAPILVQVNGLDSTKEMLYRVGLPGHLAKRGISSLCLDQPGTGEALRLHGLTARYDSEAWASKVVDYLETREDIDPKRIGLQGVSLGGYYAPRAVAFEPRFALGAVWGANHNWGEVQLARLNREGERPVPHYWEHVQWVWGTGSMDEFMALIPKITLDGVLDRIRVPFLVTHGEQDRQIPLKYAHQTYEGLTNSPDRELKIFTDKEGGVQHSSVDNSAYGLDYISDWVAERLGGHTA from the coding sequence ATGTTCGAATACTTCCCCAAGAACTACGTCTGGAACCTCGCCCTTAACTTGGCGATGGAGATGGGCGCCAAGATCGGCGAACTCGACGAGATGTGCCGCCCCCTGCTCGAAGTCTCCCAGCGCGGCGACGACGAGGGCACCCGGCTCTTCCTCCAGTCCTGGGAACGGATGGGGGACAAGCTGATCGGGCAGGCGCGGGAGGACGAGGCGAACGGTAGGCTGATCAGCGCCGGGAACAAGTTGGGGCGCGCCGCCATCTACCTGCTGATCGCCGAACGGATGCAGGCCAGGGATTATGAGCCGAGGAAGGCGCTGTACGCCAAGTTTCAGGACTGCTTTCAAAGGGGCGTGAAGCTGGCCCACGAGAACTGCGAGCGGGTCGAGATTCCGTATGAGGGGGCGCACCTCGCCGGGCTGTACGTCCGGGCCGAGGGCGTCTCGGGTCCCGCCCCCATCCTCGTGCAGGTCAACGGTCTGGACAGCACCAAGGAGATGCTCTACCGGGTGGGGCTGCCGGGGCACCTCGCCAAGCGCGGCATCTCGTCGCTGTGTCTCGATCAGCCCGGCACCGGGGAAGCCCTGCGCCTGCACGGCCTGACCGCCCGCTACGACTCCGAGGCGTGGGCGAGTAAGGTCGTGGACTATCTGGAAACCCGGGAGGACATCGACCCGAAGCGGATCGGGTTGCAGGGCGTCTCGCTGGGTGGATACTACGCGCCGCGTGCGGTGGCCTTCGAGCCCCGTTTCGCTCTCGGCGCGGTGTGGGGCGCGAATCACAACTGGGGCGAGGTGCAACTGGCCCGGCTCAACCGCGAGGGGGAGCGGCCCGTCCCCCACTACTGGGAGCATGTGCAGTGGGTGTGGGGCACGGGCAGCATGGACGAGTTTATGGCGCTGATTCCCAAGATCACGCTGGACGGGGTCCTCGACCGCATCCGCGTCCCCTTCCTCGTCACGCACGGGGAGCAGGATCGCCAGATTCCTCTGAAGTACGCCCACCAGACCTACGAGGGGTTGACGAACAGCCCGGACCGGGAACTCAAAATCTTCACCGACAAAGAAGGCGGGGTCCAGCACAGCAGCGTGGACAACAGCGCCTACGGGCTGGACTACATCTCGGACTGGGTGGCCGAGCGGCTGGGCGGACACACCGCCTGA
- a CDS encoding IclR family transcriptional regulator produces the protein MLGTIEHAGQVLALFTAEHPEWGVSEVSRALGLGKTRSHALLSSLAHVGLLHRMQTGRYRLGFRVLALSRVLLAHTPWREVAAEEMRVLAARVGGRVGLAAFDGLELVTLAGVPGDGPRERVAPLDTAAGRVMLAHRSPRTVQAVLAAHPGEAPTSSPEGLAASLKAVRQQGFAVLVDGPDGQRWGVAAPIRNHTGEVIAALNLSVAAPHFARDGAALQREVVASAALVSARIGYDGPPRRAGRDSE, from the coding sequence ATGCTGGGCACCATCGAGCACGCGGGGCAGGTGCTCGCCCTCTTTACCGCCGAGCACCCGGAGTGGGGCGTGAGCGAGGTCTCGCGGGCCCTGGGCCTGGGGAAGACCCGCTCGCACGCCCTGCTGAGCAGTCTCGCGCATGTGGGCCTGCTGCACCGAATGCAGACCGGGCGCTACCGGCTGGGCTTCCGCGTCCTGGCGCTCTCGCGGGTGCTGCTCGCGCACACGCCCTGGCGCGAGGTGGCCGCCGAGGAAATGCGGGTTCTGGCCGCCCGCGTCGGCGGCAGGGTGGGGCTGGCGGCCTTCGACGGCCTGGAGCTGGTGACGCTCGCCGGGGTGCCCGGGGACGGGCCGCGGGAAAGGGTCGCGCCCCTGGACACCGCCGCGGGACGGGTCATGCTCGCCCACCGCTCCCCCCGCACCGTTCAGGCTGTGCTGGCCGCCCACCCCGGTGAAGCGCCCACGTCCTCGCCGGAGGGGCTCGCCGCCAGCCTCAAGGCGGTCCGGCAGCAGGGCTTCGCGGTCCTCGTGGACGGGCCGGACGGCCAGCGGTGGGGGGTCGCCGCGCCCATCCGCAACCATACCGGGGAAGTGATCGCGGCCCTGAACCTGTCGGTGGCCGCCCCGCATTTCGCCCGGGACGGCGCCGCCCTCCAGCGGGAGGTGGTGGCCTCCGCCGCGCTGGTCAGCGCCCGGATCGGCTACGACGGGCCGCCACGCCGCGCGGGCCGGGATTCCGAATAA
- a CDS encoding cyclase family protein — protein MRIIDLSVPIQPSPPGVPEFQRVSITYSGNAQGGAEIEQMFGVPRELLRNGEGWATETFTNFGTHSSTHVDAPLHYNSTIGGEPAQSIDQLPLEWFFAPGVALDFRHKADGEVVTVEDLIAELSRIGHTLKERDIVLIRTGRDEFYGQPDYWLRGPGVSADATRWLFAQGVRVMGIDAWGWDAPLDRQAAAAREGNAPGVFWAAHQVDLPYSQIERLANLGALPPSGFQVACFPLRLVGGSAAPARVVAILN, from the coding sequence ATGCGCATCATCGACCTGTCCGTCCCCATCCAGCCCTCCCCGCCCGGCGTGCCCGAGTTCCAGCGGGTCAGCATCACGTACAGTGGCAATGCCCAGGGCGGCGCCGAGATCGAACAGATGTTCGGCGTGCCCCGAGAGCTGCTGCGGAATGGCGAGGGCTGGGCGACCGAGACCTTCACGAACTTCGGCACCCACTCCAGCACCCACGTGGACGCGCCGCTGCACTACAACTCCACGATTGGGGGCGAGCCCGCGCAGAGCATCGACCAGCTCCCGCTGGAGTGGTTCTTCGCGCCCGGCGTGGCGCTCGACTTCCGGCACAAGGCGGACGGGGAAGTGGTCACCGTCGAGGACCTGATCGCGGAACTCTCCCGCATCGGCCACACGTTGAAGGAACGGGACATCGTGCTGATCCGCACCGGGCGCGACGAGTTCTACGGCCAGCCGGACTACTGGCTGCGCGGGCCCGGCGTGAGCGCGGACGCGACCCGCTGGCTGTTCGCCCAGGGCGTCCGGGTGATGGGCATCGACGCCTGGGGCTGGGACGCGCCCCTGGACCGGCAGGCGGCGGCGGCCCGCGAGGGGAACGCCCCCGGCGTCTTCTGGGCCGCCCATCAGGTGGACCTCCCGTATTCGCAGATCGAGCGGCTCGCCAACCTGGGCGCCCTGCCCCCCAGCGGGTTCCAGGTGGCCTGCTTCCCGCTGCGGCTGGTCGGGGGGAGCGCCGCGCCCGCCCGGGTCGTCGCCATCCTGAACTGA
- a CDS encoding fumarylacetoacetate hydrolase family protein, giving the protein MRIARISLPTPDGPQARIVVQATDESPLVDVRRHYGLTLQRRGATPQAALDVAGQVVPGSLAAALTHGDLFLDALRAASEDTSGDAVAGEGPLLSPIDPASFRDFLAFEEHIVNAAHRSGGTVDPVVYEIPISYLGSAPAFIGPEATMPWPTYARSRMDYELELGIVIARGGRNILPGEADAHILGFTVLNDFSARDIQLREMGGRLGPSKGKHFASACGPVIVTPDELDPHHLTMTARVNGEVWSRGSTSTLMWSVQEMVAWASASEPLLAGSLLGSGTVGRGCGMELGREVRPGDVVELDIEGIGVLRNTVGHPDGQGWTPTRRPAVLTGD; this is encoded by the coding sequence ATGCGTATCGCCCGAATCTCTCTCCCCACGCCCGACGGGCCACAGGCGCGGATCGTCGTCCAGGCGACCGACGAATCCCCCCTCGTGGACGTGCGCCGCCACTACGGGCTCACCTTGCAGCGGCGCGGCGCCACCCCCCAGGCCGCCCTCGACGTGGCCGGTCAGGTCGTCCCGGGCAGTCTCGCCGCCGCCCTGACCCACGGCGACCTCTTTCTCGACGCCCTGCGCGCGGCCAGCGAGGACACCAGCGGGGACGCGGTGGCCGGGGAAGGTCCCCTCCTCTCCCCCATCGACCCGGCCTCTTTTCGGGACTTCCTCGCCTTCGAGGAGCACATCGTCAACGCCGCCCACCGCAGCGGCGGCACCGTCGATCCGGTGGTCTACGAGATTCCCATCTCCTACCTGGGGAGTGCGCCCGCCTTCATCGGCCCGGAGGCGACGATGCCCTGGCCGACGTACGCGCGGTCGCGGATGGACTACGAACTCGAACTCGGCATCGTGATCGCGCGGGGGGGGCGCAACATCCTCCCCGGGGAGGCGGACGCGCACATCCTGGGCTTTACCGTCCTGAACGACTTCTCCGCGCGGGACATCCAGCTTCGGGAGATGGGGGGGCGCCTGGGGCCGTCGAAGGGCAAGCATTTCGCCTCAGCCTGCGGCCCGGTCATCGTCACGCCCGACGAACTCGACCCGCACCACCTGACCATGACGGCCCGGGTGAACGGCGAGGTCTGGTCGCGGGGCAGCACCTCCACCCTGATGTGGAGCGTGCAGGAGATGGTGGCGTGGGCCAGCGCCAGCGAGCCGCTCTTGGCGGGCTCCCTGCTGGGGAGCGGCACCGTGGGGCGCGGCTGCGGCATGGAACTGGGGCGGGAGGTCCGGCCCGGGGACGTGGTGGAACTCGACATCGAGGGCATCGGCGTGCTGCGCAACACGGTCGGCCACCCCGACGGGCAGGGCTGGACCCCCACCCGCCGACCAGCCGTTCTGACCGGAGACTGA